The genomic region CCGGCGCCCGCGCGGTGCTGGACGCCGACCACGCCGGCCTGGCCGATGTGAAGGACCGGATCGTCGAGTACCTGGCGGTGCGCAAGCGCCGGTCCGACCAGGGGCTGACCCTGGTCGGCGGCCGTCGCGGCGGAGCGGTGCTGGCCCTGGTCGGCCCGCCCGGCGTCGGCAAGACCTCGCTGGGCGAGTCGGTGGCCCGGGCGATGGGCCGCGACTTCGTCCGGGTGGCCCTCGGCGGGGTGCGCGACGAGGCCGAGATCCGCGGCCACCGGCGCACCTACGTCGGCGCGCTGCCCGGCCGGATCGTGCGGGCCATCAAGGAGGCCGGCTCGATGAACCCGGTGGTGCTGCTGGACGAGATCGACAAGGTCGGCTCGGACTACCGGGGCGACCCGGCCGCCGCCCTGCTCGAGGTGCTGGACCCGGCGCAGAACCACACCTTCCGGGACCACTACCTGGAGGTCGAGCTCGACCTGTCCGACGTGGTCTTCCTGGCCACCGCCAACGTGCTGGAGGCCATCCCCGAGCCGCTGCTCGACCGGATGGAACTGGTCCGACTGGACGGCTACACCGAGGACGAGAAGGTCGTCATCGCGCGCGACCACCTGCTGCCCCGGCAACTGGAGCGGACCGGCCTGTCCGGCGACACCGTGACGGTCTCCGAGGAGGCGCTGCGCAAGCTGGCCGGCGAGTACACCCGCGAGGCCGGCGTGCGGAACCTGGAGCGGGCGGTGGCCCGGATCCTGCGCAAGGTCGCCGCGCAGAGCGAGCTGGGCGAGCGTGAGCTGCCCACCGCGATCGGCGCCGAGGACCTGCGCGGCCTGATCGGCCGGCCGCACCACACCCCGGAGTCGGCCCAGGAGCCCGCGGAGCGGCGTACCGCCGTGCCCGGCGTGGCCACCGGCCTGGCGGTCACCGGCGCCGGCGGCGACGTCCTCTACATCGAGGCCTCGCTGGCCGACGCGGAGACCGGCTCCACCGGCCTCACGCTGACCGGGCAGCTGGGCGACGTGATGAAGGAGTCCGCCCACATCGCGCTCTCCTTCCTGCGCTCGCGCGGCGCCGAGCTGGAGCTCCCGGTCACCGGACTGCGGGAGCGCGGCATCCACCTGCACGTCCCCGCGGGCGCCGTCCCCAAGGACGGACCGAGCGCCGGCATCACCATGACCACCGCGCTGGCCTCGCTGCTCTCCGGCCGCAAGGTCCGCACCGATGTGGCGATGACCGGCGAGGTCTCGCTCACCGGCCGGGTGCTGCCGATCGGGGGCGTCAAGCAGAAGCTGCTCGCCGCCGACCGGGCCGGTATCACCACGGTGATCATCCCCAAGCGCAACGAGCCCGACCTGGACGACGTCCCGGCCGAGGTGTTGGAGCGCCTGACCGTGCACCCGGTCGCGGACGTCCGCGAGGTGCTGGCGCTGGCCCTGGAGCCGGCGGGGGTGCTGGTGGAGAGCGCGGCGGCGTGAGCTGACGCGGAGCGGTGCCCGACCGGAGCGTGACCGGTGCCCGACGGACCTGACGGTCCGCCGGGCATCGGTCGTGCACCCACCGCCGGTGTGGTCCACCAGGGCGCTACCACGGGCGCGCTCCGGATCGCGGCAGGCTGACCGGCGTGCCGATCCGGGGAGTCGGGTGACAGCCGATCGGGTTCCTGTGCGACACTGCGCAAATGCCGTCGCCTACACAGAAAGCCCTGGCCAAGGTGCCTGGGCCGCTGCGTCCGTTCCTGGTGCAGCACCGCAGTCTGGTGAAGTTCCTGCTGGTGGGTGGCACGTGCTTCGTGCTGACGCTGGTGATCAACTACGGGCTGAAGCTCACCGTCTGCGGATCCAAGCCGGTGGTCGCGCTGACCATCGCGACGGCCGTGGCCACCGTGGTCTCCTACCTGCTCAACCGGGCGTGGTCGTTCCGCTCCGAGGGCAGCCACAAGGAGGCCATCCCGTTCATCGTGGTCAGCGCGATCGCGGTGGGTGTGAACGACCTGCCGCTGCTGGCCAGCCGGTACGTGTTCAACCTGCGCGAGCCGAATGTGACGCACTTCACGCAGGAAGTCGCCGACTTCATGAGCGGCATGATCCTCGGCACGCTGGTGGCGATGGCGTTCCGCTACTGGGCGATGAAGAAGTTCGTCTTCACCACCACCAAGGCGAGCGGCGAGACCGCCGACGAGCAGGCCGAGCCGCCGGCGCGGGTGGGCTGACCGCCTTCCGCACGACCCGCAGACCTGCGCGACCTGCACGACCCCACGACTTTCAGGGCTGAACCCGCGTCAGCTCGACCTCCGGCCCCGGGGCCGCCGCCATCGGGCGGCCGCTCCGGGGCCGGATCACTACCGCGAGCAGGGCGAGCGCGAAGCCGGCCACCGCCCAGGCGCTGAGCACCAGCAGCGGCGCGGTGACGTCGGTGCCGCCGAAGTGGGCGATCGAGCGGGCCACCTCGGTGCCGGCGCCGTTCGGCAGCCAGGCGCCGATCGCCCGCCAGAACGGCGGCATCAGCGGAGCAGCAGCACGGCGACGACCAGGAGGGCTGCGCGGGCGGTGACGGCGTCCTTGAACTCGCTGACGAATCCTGGCATCGGCGCTCCATTTCCGGCGATACGGCAGCAAGACGGACTAGTTCGACACGTCATAGCATGAACGGTTTCGTGGATACTGATCGCGCGCCGGGGATCGGCGAAACGGGCTGGTGAGCGGCGGTGGGCGTGGACGAGGAGCAGGCGGCGCAGGAGGCTGTCTTCCGTGCGGTGGAGCGCGAGGTCGCGGTGATGTTCCGGCGCGGCCGGGCCCGCTCGGCCGAGATGTCCCGCCTGGTGCACCCGCAGCTGGAGGGGATGGCCTACAGCCTGCTGGCCCACCTCTACGACGCCGGCGAGGTCCGGGTGACCGAGGTCGGCACTCACTTCGGGGTGGGCAAGGCGACCATCAGCCGGCAGATCAAGGCGCTGGAGGAGCTCGACCTGGTGGCCCGGCAGCCGGACCCGCTGGACGGGCGGGCCTCGCTGGTCTCGCTCACCGAGGACGGCGCCCGGCGCTACCGCAGGGCGCACGAGGCGCGGCTGGCCTCGTTCCGCGAGCTGCTCGGCGCCTGGGAGGCGGACGACCTGGCCCAGTTCGCCCGGCTGCTGGCCCGGTTCAACGAGGCGGCCCAGACCCTCTACCGGCACCCGGAGCTTGCCGACTGACAAGGTTGCCGGCCGAGAAGGTTGCCTGAGTCAACCAATGTCCTTATAGTTGCCCTGGGCAACGAATCTAAGGACGCGTCTCCATGGCCGCAATACCCGCGACACCCCAGGTCCACCGCCAGCACCAGGGCGGTGCCGACGACCGTCCGATGACGCACCGGGAGATCCTCGAAGCGCTCTCCGGCCTGCTGCTCGGCCTCTTCGTGGCGGTCCTCTCCTCGACCATCGTCTCCAACGCGCTGCCGACCATCCTGCGCGACCTGCACGGCGGCGAGTCCGCCTACACCTGGGTGATCACCGCTGCCCTGCTCAGCCTCACCGCCTCCACCCCGATCTGGGGCAAGCTCTCCGACCTGGTCAGCAAGAAACTGCTGATGCAGGTGGCACTGGTGATCTACATCGTCTCCTCGACGCTGGCCGGCCTCTCGCAGAACACCAGCGAGCTGATCGGCTGCCGGGTGCTGCAGGGCATCGGCGCCGGCGGCGTGGTCGCGCTCGGCCAGATCTGCCTGGCGGCCATGGTCCCGCCGCGCGAACGCGGCCGCTACAGCGGCTACTTCGGCGCCGTCTTCGCACTGGCCACGATCGGTGGGCCGCTGATCGGCGGCGTCATCGTGGACACCCCCTGGCTCGGCTGGCGCTGGTGCTTCTACGTCGGCATCCCGTTCTCGCTGGTCGCCATCGTGGTGCTGCAGCGCACCCTGCACCTGCCGGTGGTCCGGCGGAAGGCCAGGATCGACTACCTCGGCGCGCTGCTGATCGCCGGCGCGGTCAGCCTGCTGATGATCTGGGTGACGCTGGCCGGCAAGAACTACCCCTGGGCCTCCTGGCAGACCGCGGCGATGGTCGGCGGCGGGCTGCTGCTGGCCGCGCTCTTCGTGCTGACCGAGTGTCGGGCCGCCGAGCCGATCATCCCGCTCACCCTGTTCCGGCACCGCACGGTGAGCCTGGCCGCCGCGGCCAGCGCGCTGGTCGGGATCGGGATGTACGGCGCGACCACCTTCCTGAGCCAGTACTTCCAGCTGGCCAGGGAGAAGACCCCCACCATGGCCGGCATCATGACGCTGCCGATGATCCTGGGCCTGGCCGCCTCCTCCGCGGCGGCCGGCCGACTGATCACCAAGCACGGCAAGTGGAAGCGCTACCTGGTGGCCGGCACCTTCCTGCTCGCCCTCGGCTTCCTGCTGCTCGGCACCGCCCGGGCCGACACCCCGTACGGACTGCTCTCGCTCTACATGCTCGCCACCGGCGTGGGCCTCGGCCTGACCTCGCAGAACCTGGTGCTGGCGGTGCAGAACACCGTCCCGGTCAAGGAACTGGGCACGGCCAGTTCGGCGGTCACCTTCTTCCGCACCATGGGCGGGGCGATGGGTGTCTCCGCGCTCGGCGCGCTGCTCGGCACCAAGGTCACCCACTACCTGACCCAGAACCTGGCGGCCGCGCACCTGCCCGCAGCCGGCGGTGCGCCGGGCGGCGGCGAGCTGCCCGACCTGCACCGGCTGCCCGCGCCGCTGGTGCCGCTGGTCACCGACGCCTTCGGGCACGGGATCGGCACCGTCTTCCTGGTCGCGGCGCCGTTCGCGCTGCTGGCCTTCCTGCTGGTGCTGGGCATCCGCGAGGTGCCGCTGCGCACCCGCGAGAGCGGCTGACCGCGACCAACGCGAGAGGGGCTCCGCACGGTTCGTGCGGAGCCCCTCTCGCGTTGTGTCCGGGTGTCAGCCCGCGATCAGGCTGATCCCGTAGCCGACCGCCGCCGCGCAGGCGGCGAAGCAGACACCCGCGCCGGCCAGCGCGACGGTGCCGCGACCGGCGCCGGACTCACCGGCGGCCGAGGCCTCGACGGCGGCCTCGCGCCGGGACAGGGCCAGGATGCCGAGGGCGAAGGCGGCGACCACGAGCACCGTGATGGTGAAGCTGATGCCGGCGGTCTGCGCGAGGGCGTTCCACTTGATCTGCATGGCAGCCTCCTCAGGCAGCGACGGTGGTGGTGACGGCGGACGGTGCGGTGGCGGACGCGGTCGGCGTCACGTCCACCGGGGTGACCTCGTTGACGTTGCCGGCGGTCACCGGCTGGCGGCGCGAGATCAGCCACATGGAGCCCGAGCCGAGCACCAGCGCGGCACCGACCAGCAGCACGCCCCAGGTGCCGCGGTCCGCGACGAAGGCGGCCGCGCCGGCCACGGTGGCGGCGGCGGGCAGGGTCAGGCCCCAGGTGTAGACCATCCGGCGGGCCATGCTCCAGTGCACCTGGGCCTTCGGGCCGCCCAGGCCGGCGCCCATGATGCCGCCGGAGACCACCTGGGTGGTGGACAGGCCGTAGCCCATGTGCGAGGAGGTCAGGATGACCGCGGTGGTGGCCGTCTCGGCGGCGAAGCCCTGCGGCGCCTGAACGTCGGTCAGGCCCTTGCCCATGCTGCGGATGATCCGCCAGCCGCCCATGTAGGTGCCGATCGCGATGGCCAGGCCGGCGCTGACGATCACCCAGGTGGGGGGCAGCGAGTGCTTGGGCAGCGCGCCGGCCGAGACCAGGGTCAGGGTGATGATGCCCATGGTCTTCTGCGCGTCGTTGGTGCCGTGCGCCAGCGAGACCAGCGAGGCGGAGAACATCTGGCCGACCTTGAAGCCCTTGGTGCTGGTCTTCTCACCGGCCTTGCGGGTGATCAGGTAGGCGGCCTTGGTGGCGCCCCAGGCGGCCAGGCCGGCCACGATCGGGGAGGCCACGGCCGGGATCAGGATCTTGCTGACCACGACGCTGAAGTTCACCCCGTGCAGTCCGACCCCGACCACGGTGGCGCCGATCAGGCCGCCGTACAGCGCGTGCGAGGAGCTGGACGGCAGGCCGCGCAGCCAGGTCAGCAGGTTCCACAGGATCGCGCCGGCCAGCGCGGCGAAGATCACCGAGGGGTGGATGCCCGCCTTCTCGTTGACGATGCCGCCGGAGATGGTCCCGGCCACCTTCACGGACAGGAAGGCACCCGCGAAGTTGAGGATCGCGGCGATGGTGACGGCGACCTTGGGCCGCAGTGCGCCGGTGGCGATGGAGGTGGCCATCGCGTTGGCGGTGTCGTGGAAGCCGTTGGTGAAGTCGAAGGCGAGCGCCGTGACGATCACCACCGCCACCAGGAACGTGATGTGTTCCATAACCAAACAATCGTCGTAGTTGTCGGACTGACGTGTTCTGCAGCTGTGCTCAGCGGTGACCGTAGGGATGGTGGGTGAACGGAAGGTTAACTACCCACGGCTTCAGGGAGTTGTACATGTCCTGAGCCTTGCCGCAGAGAGTCTGGCAGATGTCTTGACCTGGTGCGATCTGGGGGTATGCGGAGAATGTCCGTCTTGCTGCCGAAAGATGAGATCTGCGTCACCAGTCGGCGTTCGGCTGAGAATTCATCAGTTCGCCCGGACGCCACCTGCCGTCTCCGACGGCTGGCATGGCAGGATCACCCGGGGGCCCGTGACCAGCGGGCGGACGAAGGGGGAGGCCGGCGCCGATGTGGGCCGTGCGACGTGACCAGATGATCGGCAGCCAGCCCTGGCTCCGGGCCGCCCTGCGCTGCGGCGCCGTGCTGGCGATGGCCGCGCTGGCGCTGCCGGTGGCCGCCACCGCCGCCTTCGCCGCTCCGGCACCCTCGCCCGCGCCCTCCAGCAGCGCCCCGGCGGTGCCCGGCACCGACCCCGCGGCCGACCCGCTGGCCGCCGCCAAGGCCACCCTCGGGCCGCTGCTCGACAAGATCCACCTGCTCTACCAGAACGCCGAGTCGGCGACCGAGCAGTACAACGCCACCGCCCAGCGCCTGACCGCCCAGCAGGGTGACCTGGCCGCCGTCAACACCCGGCTCGACCAGCAGCAGAAGCTGGTGGACTCCGGAGTCGACGTGGCCGCCGAACTCGCCGCCGCCCAGTACCGCAACGGCAACCTCTCCGCCTACGGCCAGCTGCTCGCCACCGACGACCCCTACCAGGCCGTCCACCTCGCCGAACTGCTCGCCGCCGCCGGCCGCTCGCAGGCCGCCTTCATCGCCCAACTCAAGACCGAGCAGGCGCAGCTGGAGCAGCTGAAGGCGCAGTCCACCGCCGCACTGGCGGACGCCAAGGCGCTGCTGGCCCAGCAGGACCAGAACAAGGCCGAGATCGCCCGCCAGCTGACCACCGTCGAGCAACTGGTCTCGGGGCTGACCGGCGCGCAGCGCAACGACCTCGAGCTGCTGGAGAAGAAGCAGGCGGACGACGCCCAGGTGACCTTCCTGGCCTCCGGGGCGCTCGGACAGGGCGAGCGGACCCCGTCGGCGGCCGGCCGGCAGGCGGTGGCCTACGCGCTGGCACAGCTCGGCAAGCCGTACGTCTGGGGGGCCGCCGGGCAGGACGCCTTCGACTGCTCCGGGCTCACCTCGCAGGCCTGGCTGCACGCCGGCAAGGAGATCCCGCGCACCAGCCAGGACCAGTGGGCCGCCCTGCAGCACATCCCGCTGAACCAGCTGCGGCCCGGCGACCTGGTGGCCTACTACCAGGGGGCCACCCACATCGCGCTCTACATCGGCGGCGGGCTGGTCGTGCAGGCCCCGCACACCGGTGCGGTGGTGCGGGTCTCGCCGATCGGGATCGCGCCGATCCTGGGCGCGGTGCGACCGGACCCGGAGGCCAACGCCGACGATCAGGGCGGCGCCTGGAAGGTGCCGGACGTGCTGCAGAACGCGCAGACGCTGACGCCGATAGCGCCCTCGCTGGCCACCGTGCCGGGACTGCCGACCGTGCCGCCGCTGCCCGCGCTGCTGCCGGTGCTCCCGGTGGTGCCGCCGGCGCCGACGGCGGTGCCCGCGCCGTCCGCTCCGGCCTCCTCGTCCTCCTCGGGTCAGCCGAGCCCGGGCTCGCCGAGCCCCAGTGCCTCCGCCTCGGGGAGCGCGAGTGCGTCCGCCTCGCCGCAGCCGACCACGAGCGGCAGCGCCTCGGCCTCCGGATCGGGCTCCGCGACGCCGTCCGGGTCCGGTTCGCCGTCCGGCTCGGCTTCGCCGTCGGGGACGGCCTCCGGCAGCCCGTCGGGGACGGACTCTCCCTCGGCCGCCGCCTCCGGGACCTCGCCCTCGGCCACGCCGTCGAACTGAGGCCTGACGAACCGAGGCCTGGCGAACCGAGGGTTGGCGAACCGAGGGTTGGCGAACCGGGACCGGTCGGTCCGAGACCGACCGGCCCGAGCCGGGGCCGATGGGCTACTGGCCGGAGTCCGGTTCGAAGCGGATCACCACGGCCTTCGAGGTCGGGGTGTTGCTGATGTCCGCCGTGGAGTCCAGCGGGATCAGCACGTTGGTCTCCGGGTAGTAGGCCGCCGCCCCACCCCGGGCCACCGGGTAGCCGACCAGCTTGAAGTGCGGGGCGCGGCGCTCGGTGCCGTCGTGCCACTCGCTGACCAGGTCGACGTAGTCGCCCTCGGTCAGCCGCAGCTCGGCCAGGTCCGCCGGGTTGACCAGCACCACCCGGCGGCCGCCGGTGATGCCCCGGTAGCGGTCGTCGAGGCCGTAGATGGTGGTGTTGTACTGGTCGTGCGAGCGCAATGTCTGCAGCAGCAGGCGGCCGGCCGGGACCTCGGGGGCGGTCTGCGGGTTGACGGTGAAGTTGGCCTTGCCGGTGGCGGTCGGGAAGGTCCGGCTGTCCCGCGGGCCGTGCGGCAGCGCGAAGCCGCCGGGGGTGCGCACCCGGGCGTTGAAGTCGGCGAAGCCGGGCACCACGCGGGCGATCCGGTCGCGGACCGAGTCGTAGTCCACCGCGAAGTCCTCCCACGGGGTGGCGTCGGCCGGGCCCAGGGTGGCGCGGGCCAGCCGGCAGACGATCGCCGTCTCGGAGAGCAGCCCGGGGGCCGGCGGGCGCAGTCGGCCCTGCGAGGAGTGCACCATGCCCATCGAGTCCTCGACGGTGACGAACTGGTCGCCCTTTCCGGTGCGGTCGCGGTCGGTGCGGCCCAGGGTGGGCATGATCAGCGCGCGGGCGCCGGTCACCACGTGCGAGCGGTTGAGCTTGGTGGAGACGTGCACGGTGAGCCGGCAGCGGCGCATCGCGGCCTCGGTCACCTCGGTGTCGGGGGTGGCCGCGACGAAGTTGCCGCCCATCGCGAAGAAGACCTTGACCCGCCCGTCGCGCATCGCCCGGATGGTCTCCACCGAGTCGAAGCCGTGGTGGCGCGGCGGCCGGAAGTCGAACTCCCGCTCCAGCGCGTCCAGGAAGGCGGTGCTCGGCCGCTCGAAGATGCCCATGGTCCGGTCGCCCTGCACATTGCTGTGCCCGCGCACCGGGCAGACCCCGGCCCCCGGCTTGCCGACATTGCCGCGCAGCAGCAGGAAGTTGACCACCTCGCGGATGGTCGGCACGGCGTGCTTGTGCTGGGTCAGGCCCATCGCCCAGCAGACGATCACCTTCTGCGAGCGCAGCACCATCGAGGCCAGCTCCTCGATCTGCTCCCAGGGCAGTCCAGTGGCGGCCAGCACCTCCTGACGGTCCGTCAGCTTGGCCTCGGCGGCGAACTCGGCGAAGCCGTGGCAGTGTTCGGCGACGAACTCGTGGTCGACGCCGTCCGCCTGCAGGATCAGCTGGTTGAGCGCGCGGAACAGGGCCAGGTCGCCGCCGAGCCGGATCTGCAGGAACAGGTCGGTCAGCTTGGTGCCGTGGCCGACCAGGCCGCGGGCGTTCTGCGGGTTCTTGAACCGCTCGAGCCCGGCCTCCGGCAGCGGGTTGACGCTGACGATGGTGGCGCCCGCCCGCTTGGCCCGCTCCAGCGCGGAGAGCATCCGCGGGTGGTTGGTGCCCGGGTTCTGGCCGGCCACGATGATCAGGTCGGCCTGGTAGAGGTCCTTGAGGCTGACGCTGCCCTTGCCCACCCCGAGGGTCTCCACCAGCGCCGAGCCGGAGGACTCGTGGCACATGTTGGAGCAGTCCGGCAGGTTGTTGGTGCCGAGCCGGCGGGCGAACAGCTGGTAGGCGAAGGCGGCCTCGTTGCTGGTCCGGCCGGAGGTGTAGAAGGCGGCGCCGTCCGGGGTCTCCAGTGCCTTGAGCTCCTCGGCGATGATCGCGAAGGCCTCGTCCCAGCCGACCGGCACATAGTGGTCGGCGCCCTCGGCCAGCAGCATCGGCTCGGTCAGCCGACCCTGCTGGCCCAGCCAGTAGCCGGAGCGCTCGGCCAGCTCGCTGACCGGGTGGGCGGCGAAGAACTCGGCGGTGATCCGACGCTCGGTGGCCTCCTCGGCCACCGCCTTGGCGCCGTTCTCGCAGAACTCGGCGGTGTGCGGCTTGTCCGGCTCGGGCCAGGCGCAGCCCGGGCAGTCGAAGCCGCCGTGCTGGTTGACCTTGAGCAGGGTGGACAGCGCCCGGCGGGCGCCCATCTGCTCGCCGGCCATCCGCAGGCTGTGGCCGACGGCGGGCAGCCCGGCCGCCGCGTGCTGCGGGGCGCCTACCGCCGGGGCGTCCTGTGCCGGGTCGCTCTGCGGGGCCTGCTTGGCCATGACTGCCACTCCTCCAACTGGGGTCAGGGCCGCGCCGTCGTCAGCCCGACCTCCATCTTTTCACTGCTCGCCAGTGCGGTGAGCAGCGCGCGGGCGGCGGCGTCGTTCTGCCGGAAGGCCGGGGCGTTGGTGCGGGGGCGGGCGAAGGCGGCGAAGGCGCGGCCGTTGGTGTGCGGGCCGAGGGCGAGCCGGCGGGGGTGGCCGGTGCCGCCGGGCTCGAGACCGGGATCGAGGCTGGGGTCGAGGCCGCGATCGAGGTCGGGGTCGAGGCTGGGGTCGATCAACCGGCCCTCGGCCGGGGTGGTGGTCAGCAGGCCGGAGCGGTGGGTGTGCTCCGGGTCGGCCAGCACCTCCTCGGCCAGCTCGCCCGACCGCAGCAGGCCGGCCAGCAGCCGGTCCTCGGTGCGCTCCAGGGCGTGCCGCGGCAGGTAGGCCTCGATCAGCGCGGTGGCGACCGTGCGGTGACCGGGCAGGCTCGGGCTCTCGGCGACGAAGCTCCCGGTGGCCTCGTCGGTGCCGACCCGCAGGTCGGCGCCGAGGAAACGGACCACCCCGGCCTCGGCGAGGGCGAGCAGCTCGCGCAGTCGAAAGCCCGGCGGCCCGGAGGCGAGGAAGCTGAAGAAGCCCTGCCACCAGCCGTCCAGCTCCCGGGCGGTGGAGCGGGCCGTCAGGCGCCCGGCGGCGAGCAGCCGCGGGAGTTGCCCGTAGAGCGAGAGCAGGGCGAGGAAGGCCCCGAGATCCGCACTGAAGGCCGGGTCGGCGCGGCGGTCGGCGTCGGCGCGGATGTAGTCGCGCAGGTGCCGCTGGAGCTGTTCGGGGTCGGTCAAGCGCAGGCCGGCCAGCGGGTGGTCGAGGCGCTCGAAGTCCAGCCGGTCGGCCTCGGCGGGCACCGCGCGGGCGACCAGGGCGGCGGTCTCGGGGTGGTACCAGTCGAGCCGGTCGTAGTCGGCGAGGAACTGCTCCCAGGGCAGGGCGGTCCGCTCGGGGTGGGCGTGGAAGAGCTCGTGGTAGTAGCCGAAGCCGATCTCCTTGGCCATCAACGGCCAGACGTCCCTGCGTAGTTCGAGCCGCCCCGGGCGGGCCAGCAGGGCGTCGACCGCGGCCGGACCGAAGAAGCGGGGCAGCGGAGCGGGCGGGCCCTGCAGGGCGTAGCCGGTCTTGGAGTGGTACGGCACACCGCGCCGCGAACCGACATGGATCACCGGCTCGCGACCGGAGGGGTGGTAGACCTTGGAACCGTCCGGACGGTCCTCGAAGCGGCCGCCGCGGCCCTCGGTGAGCAGCGTCGTCAGGTCCACGAAGGCCAGCCCGAAGCCGCGCAGGATCAGCCGCTCGCCGGGGGCGACGCCGCTCAGGTCGGCCTCGGTGGAGAAGGACGGCGGCAGATAGTAGCGGCCGTGCCGGGCGGCGAACGCGGCGGTGGCGGCGTGCTGTCGGTCCGGCACGGAGCCCAGGTGGCCGAGCGTCAGCACGATCTGATCGACCGTCAGGATCGTGCCGCAGGACAGGGTGACCCGCTGCGGTCCGTCGGGCGGGCCGTCCAGGGCCGAGGCGGTGTCCCGGTGCACGGTGAGCGTGACCCGTTGCGGCAGTTCGGCCACCGCGCGGCGCAGCACCCAGTCCAGGTAGGCGCTCTGGGCCCGCCGGGTGGGGAAGTCGGTGGGCGTCAGGGCGGCCAGTTCGGCGGCGGTGACCGGGTCGGTGACCGGCCGGTACGGCGGGTGGGCGCGCTGGTCGGCGGCCCACTCGGCGAGCGAGGGGCCCGGGCGGACCGGGCCGTCCAGGACCGAGCGCTCGTCGGTGAACATGGTGACGTCCGCGGCCATCGAGTTCATCCGCAGCAGCGGCGACTGTTCGTGGCGCCAGATCCGGCCGCCGCCGGGCGGGTACGGGTCGATCAGGTGGATGAGCAACTCCTGCTCGGGGGAGAGGAGTTCTTCGGTATTGGCGGCGATCCGCTCGAGCAGGCCGGTGCCGCGCGGGCCGGCCCCGACGATCGCGAGTGAGGTGGTCGCCGGGCCGGTCACCGTGCG from Kitasatospora azatica KCTC 9699 harbors:
- a CDS encoding FdhF/YdeP family oxidoreductase; translated protein: MAKQAPQSDPAQDAPAVGAPQHAAAGLPAVGHSLRMAGEQMGARRALSTLLKVNQHGGFDCPGCAWPEPDKPHTAEFCENGAKAVAEEATERRITAEFFAAHPVSELAERSGYWLGQQGRLTEPMLLAEGADHYVPVGWDEAFAIIAEELKALETPDGAAFYTSGRTSNEAAFAYQLFARRLGTNNLPDCSNMCHESSGSALVETLGVGKGSVSLKDLYQADLIIVAGQNPGTNHPRMLSALERAKRAGATIVSVNPLPEAGLERFKNPQNARGLVGHGTKLTDLFLQIRLGGDLALFRALNQLILQADGVDHEFVAEHCHGFAEFAAEAKLTDRQEVLAATGLPWEQIEELASMVLRSQKVIVCWAMGLTQHKHAVPTIREVVNFLLLRGNVGKPGAGVCPVRGHSNVQGDRTMGIFERPSTAFLDALEREFDFRPPRHHGFDSVETIRAMRDGRVKVFFAMGGNFVAATPDTEVTEAAMRRCRLTVHVSTKLNRSHVVTGARALIMPTLGRTDRDRTGKGDQFVTVEDSMGMVHSSQGRLRPPAPGLLSETAIVCRLARATLGPADATPWEDFAVDYDSVRDRIARVVPGFADFNARVRTPGGFALPHGPRDSRTFPTATGKANFTVNPQTAPEVPAGRLLLQTLRSHDQYNTTIYGLDDRYRGITGGRRVVLVNPADLAELRLTEGDYVDLVSEWHDGTERRAPHFKLVGYPVARGGAAAYYPETNVLIPLDSTADISNTPTSKAVVIRFEPDSGQ
- a CDS encoding FAD/NAD(P)-binding protein; the encoded protein is MTRPATRPTTRPANRTVTGPATTSLAIVGAGPRGTGLLERIAANTEELLSPEQELLIHLIDPYPPGGGRIWRHEQSPLLRMNSMAADVTMFTDERSVLDGPVRPGPSLAEWAADQRAHPPYRPVTDPVTAAELAALTPTDFPTRRAQSAYLDWVLRRAVAELPQRVTLTVHRDTASALDGPPDGPQRVTLSCGTILTVDQIVLTLGHLGSVPDRQHAATAAFAARHGRYYLPPSFSTEADLSGVAPGERLILRGFGLAFVDLTTLLTEGRGGRFEDRPDGSKVYHPSGREPVIHVGSRRGVPYHSKTGYALQGPPAPLPRFFGPAAVDALLARPGRLELRRDVWPLMAKEIGFGYYHELFHAHPERTALPWEQFLADYDRLDWYHPETAALVARAVPAEADRLDFERLDHPLAGLRLTDPEQLQRHLRDYIRADADRRADPAFSADLGAFLALLSLYGQLPRLLAAGRLTARSTARELDGWWQGFFSFLASGPPGFRLRELLALAEAGVVRFLGADLRVGTDEATGSFVAESPSLPGHRTVATALIEAYLPRHALERTEDRLLAGLLRSGELAEEVLADPEHTHRSGLLTTTPAEGRLIDPSLDPDLDRGLDPSLDPGLEPGGTGHPRRLALGPHTNGRAFAAFARPRTNAPAFRQNDAAARALLTALASSEKMEVGLTTARP